Proteins encoded in a region of the Mangrovibacillus cuniculi genome:
- the fbpA gene encoding Fur-regulated basic protein FbpA has translation MQRVDESQNKQDVRRSYLTDWLIKHQFIKHPDGRQLFELSLVELEQNYIHLRCQKGKQLAIRQSEDRFKFVAVN, from the coding sequence ATGCAAAGAGTGGATGAGTCACAGAACAAACAAGATGTAAGACGAAGCTATTTAACAGATTGGCTAATCAAACACCAATTTATCAAGCATCCAGATGGTAGGCAGTTATTTGAACTTTCTTTAGTGGAATTAGAACAGAACTACATACACCTAAGATGCCAAAAAGGGAAACAGCTAGCCATTCGACAATCGGAAGACCGTTTTAAATTTGTAGCA